Part of the Acidobacteriota bacterium genome is shown below.
TACCTCGAACAGGCCGCGGCGCTGGCCGAAGGGGGGGTGGACGGTTTCATCGTGGAAACCATGATCAGCCTCCCGGAAGCGCTCGTGGCGCTGGGCGCGTGCCGCGAGGCGGCGCCCGCGCTCCCCGTCCTCGTGTCGATGACGTTCAAAATGACGCCGAAGGGGGCGCGGACGGTGATGGGAAACTCGGTCGCCGACTGCGCCCGGGCGCTGGAGGAGGCGGGAGCGACGGCCGTGGGCGCCAACTGCGGCGACCTCGCCCCCCTCGAAATGGCCGCCCTGGTCCCCCTCTTCCGGGAGTCGTGCGCGCTGCCGGTCATGATCCAGCCGAACGCCGGCCGTCCCCTGCTGGTCGACGGCCGTACCGTGTTCCGCATGACGCCGGAGGATTTCGCCGCGGGGACCGTGCGCGCGGCCGAAGCGGGCGCGCGCCTCGTCGGCGGCTGCTGCGGGACGACGCCGGCCCATATCAAGGCCCTGGCCCTGCGGCTCGGCGGGGGGAAATGACATGGAGCTGATCCTTCGGGTCGCGCGGATCGAGCTGGTCGAAACGGCCGAAGGGAAGGCGCGAGTGCGCCTGACGGGGGCGGGCGGGGAGGATTGCGTCCTGGAACTCGAGCCGGGCGCCGCCGTGGACTTCGCCCCCGACGAGGACGAAGGGGGGTGGGGACTCGCCGGGGGGATGGAAGACCTGCTCTCCCCCCCGCCCGGAGAGGGGCCCCTGGAAGAAGCGGGCCCTCCTCCGGCCCGCCCCAACCGGGTGCTCGAACGGCTGGCAGAACTGGAACCCGCGCTCACCCGAACGCCCTGCCCCGGGTGCGGCCGGACCGAGGAGCTCGCGATCACCCAGGAGGGGGTCGTCGCGCTCTGCCGGGAGTGCGGCCGGCTGCGGCGAATCGACGCCGCGACGCTCCAGCGCCTGGCCGACCGGCTCGCCCTCCCCTGCTTCTCCTGCGGGACGGGGGCGCTCCGGAGCGAGGAAACCCCCTACGCCAATCTCCTGAAGTGCCCGAACCCCGGGTGCGGCGCCCGCAACTCCTGGCAGGGGATCCGCGACCGGCTGGACGCCATGCAACCTCAGGCTCCGGCGGATCCTTCCGGCGCCAGCCGCCCGCAAAATCGGTCAAGGGGAGAAACCACATCCATCCGGGCCAGGGAATAGCTTCTGCGCAGGTTGAACACAACCTGGGTGGCCCGCTCCGGCTTCATCCGTTCCGCGTAATAGACCAGCGCCTTATGCAAACCGTCATCGGAGAGTCTGACCTCCAGAAGCTCCCGAAGCCTGCCGTTCTCGATCCATGCAAAATCGATCTCCCGGCCCTCCTTGTCCCTGAGGTATTTGAGGTCGACCCGATATCCTTCGAAGTCCTCCCGAAATTCGGCCAGCTTCTTGAGTTCGCAGGCCACCAGGTTTTCAGCCTTGGCCCCCTCGTCGCCGATGACATCGCCGGTATCGTAGAAATAGACCTTCGGAGGTTTGCGAATGGCCCGGGGAAGCCCCCTGGACAAGGGCCAGACGGTGAAGATCACATACATGCGCTCCAGGAGCTCCAGCCACTTTTTTGCCGTGACCGGGGAGATTTCAAGATCCCCCGCAAGCTTCGCCAGCGTGACGGGGCTGCCTACGCGGCTACGCAGGGCATCCAGGAAGAGCCGCAACAGCGACAGGTCCCGGACATTCTCCAGATCCCGGATGTCCTCCCGAAAGACTCTGTCCATTCTTTCCCGGCGCAGGCGGCGGGCGGTCCGCTCGCTATCGGAAAGAAGAAGTTCCGGAAAACCGCCCAGGTTCATCAACCGGGTCAGGGCCTCCCTGCGCGGCACTTGAGGGGGCAACTCGGAAAGAGAGAAGGGATGAAGCCGCCAGAGATGATAACGTCCAAGCATCGAATCACCCCCCCGCCGATACACATCAAGCCGGGCGCTTCCGGTCACCAGATAGGTCTGACCTTGCGGCCGGGTATCAAAAACCCCCTTAAGCCACCTCTTCCATCTCCCGTACTTGTGAAGTTCATCGAAAACCACCAGATCCTTTTCTTCACCCCACCGCTGCTTGAGCACGGTACGTCGATCCAGGGCGCTGTCCAGGTTGAAGTAGGCCCCGCGGCCGTATTCCTCCAGAACCGCTTCGGCCAGGGTAGTCTTTCCGCATTGTCGCGGACCGGCGACGAAGACCATCTTCGACTTCAGGTCTTCCCGAACCATCGGATGAATGTAGCGGCGTTCCATGGCGCTCCCCCATCCTGGCTATTTATCACATAAGTAAAAAATAGCCAAGTCCATTTTACAGTACGATAAAAAACAGCCAGGTCGCCCATCCCGCCCCCGCCTCACGGGGGAGCCAGGGGCAGTGGCCTTTGGGAGCCGAATCCGTCATAATGGCGAGTTATGAATACACCGCGGAGAGGTGAGCCGCTCGTTGTTGCCGTTTTCATGGCCCTGGCGGCCGTGGCGGCCCTGGCGGCGCCGGACGAGGACCTCGTCAGCGGGGAGTGGGAGGTGAAGACGGCCGCCGCGGACGGGAGCCTGGCCAGAACGATCTTCGATTTCTACCTCGACGGCGGAGAGCTGAAAGGGTCGGTCCTGGCCTACCCCGAGTACGAATACCCGATCCGGGACGGGAAGGTCTCGGGGGACAAGATCTCCTTCTCCCTCGAGCAGGTGGTCGGGGGCCGCACCAGCTCCTATTTCTACGTGGGGAAGCTGAGGGGAGACACGATCGAGTTCGAGATCGCCCCCCTCTCCGGCCACGGCATCCCCAGGCGGGAGAAGCTCACGGTCCGGCGGGTGAAGCCGGCGGCGCCGTGATCTGGAAATCGAGCGCCTGGGACACGAGCCCGTCCTTCTCCTTTCTCCGCTTGTCCCGGGCCAGGAGCTCCAGCACGTAGTCCCCCGCGGCCAGGTCCTTCCCCAGGGTGAGCTTCTGGGTGACGGGGATCCGGTCGAAGTTTGTCAGCCCCCGGACATCGAGCGGCTGCGGCGCGCTCCGGAACACCTCGACGCCGTCCCGGTAAAGGACCGACTGCAGTTCCAGGTCGGCCGGCTCCTCCTTTTTGACCTTCGCGTGATAGAGCACCGCCATGTGCCGGAAGTTGTCCCCGGCGGCGTATTGCCGCAGCGCCGGGCTGCGGCCGTCGTCCCGCCCCAGGACCGGAGTGAAGACGGTTTCCTCCAGTTCCCGCGCCGTCCCCGAGCGGATCCACTCGGCGTCTTCCGCCGTGGCGAGAACGAAGATGTCGGAGAGCGCCAGCCGGTCCTTCCCGAGGTCGGGGATCTCGATGAACTGGTAGGCCGACCCGATCTTGCCCGAATCGATGTCCCGGACCGCCGCGCGGACGTAATAGGCCCCCGGCTTCCTGACCGGCAGGAGCAGCGAGAAACGGATCCCGTGCTCGCGCACCCAGTCGAGGTTCTCCTCCGGGATCCGGAAGAGGTAGCGGAGCAACCGGGAGTCGTGCACCCAGCCGTCGATGTCGGAGGTCAGGGCCACGGTCTCGACCTCGGCGAAATGCCCCTCCCCCGGCTTTTCCCTGAGGGTCAGGTTCCGGGAGTCGAGGTGGATCCAGGAGCGGAGCACGTACCCCGCCCCGGCGCCGTCGATGTAGCCCGAGGCCAGGCTGACGCCGAGGTCCCTGAACTGGAAGGGGGAGAAGATCGCCTCCTGGAGCGGGTGCCGCTCCGGGGGACCCGCCTCGTCGGCCGCCCTCCCGTAGAAGCCGTCGCGCGTGTGCACGGTCGCCCCCTTCCGTTTGACCTTGATGGTCACGCGGTGGTAGATGTCCCTGCGGTTCTCCTTGAACGTCGTCGCCGGGGGGGAGTAGGAAAGGAGGTAGTACCCCCGCAGCATGTTCCCCACTTCCTCCCCGACCCCGTCGACCATGAAGTTGGCGTTCTGCACGAAGGTGCCGCCGGTCTTCTGCGGCAGGGGGTTCTGCCCGTCCGAAAAGTTCTCCCCGAACCCGCTGAAGTCCCTCCCGGGGCTTTCCCCCCGGGTCCAGACGTTGGTGTCGGGGGCCAGGAGCCCCCGGACGTCCATCACGTGCACCACCGCCCCGCTCCGCAGCGCCTCGTCGGCCAGCTGGTTGTACTGCCTGAGGACGCGGTAGTAGAAATCGATGTCCTTGCCGGCGAACATGTCCTCCACCGTGGTGTAGATCGGCTTGGGGATGGTGGGCTGCGCCGAAAGGACGATCACGGCCTTGCGCCCGGGAAGGCGCCCGAGCGCCCCCAGGGCGTAGCGGATGGTCGAGATCTGGCTGTCGAAGATATAGTTCAGGTTGTAGTTGGCGCGGTCGAACTCGACGTCGCGCCCGGCGTTGGATCCCCAGCGCACCTTTTCGATCCGGGCCAGCAGCTGCCCCTTGTCCGCGAGAAACATCTGCAGCGCGCTGTTGCCGTACCCCGTCCTGAGGATGGCGACCATGTCGCCCGGCTGCATCTGCTTCTCCACGAAATTCTGCATCGCCATCCGGGCGTAATGGACGTGCTCGAACCGCATCGACATGTCGTCCACCACGAACACGATCGTGCGGTTCACCTCCTCCGGCTCCGGCGCCGGGGCGGGGAGCGGCGCGAGCGCCTTCGGCCGTTTCCCCGGCAGGCGGGGGGCCGCCTCCGGGGCGGTTTGGTTGGAGATGTAGGTCGCGGACGTCACCTCCTGCGGCAGCGTGTCCTGGTAGATCTCGAAATCCGCGGCGGTCAGGTCGGTGATCGGCCGCCCCTTTTTGTCGAGCACCACCGCGTCGAGCCTCACCTCCTCGACCGCCACCCGCACGGTGAATTGTTCCCGCGCCCCGTCCTCACCGACCTGGGCCGCAGCGGACGTGCTGCCGGCGACACCAGCCGCGATTACCAGCAATGCCAGCCATAACCTGTTCATGCGCCTGCCCCCCACGCTTTCCGAATACATTGCATCACGATCCCCAACACGATCGGCAACACCCATTGAAGGTTTCGACGCGAGGCTCCCAAACCCGCTCGGCCGCTTTCCCTGTTTTTTGCCTCACGAACCCTCCTCTCCCTGCCGGGGATCCGCATGGGCATTCATCGGTTGCGTTGGGATGTGGCGCCGTTGCACTCTCAGCCTGTGCCATTAGATTACCACTACCCGTAACCAGGCTGCGCAATAATTTATTGCATGCAAACAAGCCTGAACCTTTAGTGCTCCTGTTTGTATTTCCAATCAATAGGAGTTTGCTCGTTCCATCGCCCTCTCCAGCCTCTTTTTGCACGAAAACATGCGCTGCTCGGGGGAAGGGTTACCGTCTGCTCCCGCCTCCGGCTCGGCCTGGCCCAGGGCGACGGCAAACGCCCCTTCGGCCGCTTCCGGCG
Proteins encoded:
- a CDS encoding methionine synthase I, cobalamin-binding domain-containing protein, with amino-acid sequence MDPEQGMTLDERITAGGRPLLLDGGMGTQLGEAGLPMGAETCLSHPDAVGAVHRAYAAAGADLIITHTLTLNRVAAQAAGSGVDIQAGNRAGAAIARSAAGTGRYVLGDIGTTGKLLAPVGPLAEKDARAAYLEQAAALAEGGVDGFIVETMISLPEALVALGACREAAPALPVLVSMTFKMTPKGARTVMGNSVADCARALEEAGATAVGANCGDLAPLEMAALVPLFRESCALPVMIQPNAGRPLLVDGRTVFRMTPEDFAAGTVRAAEAGARLVGGCCGTTPAHIKALALRLGGGK
- a CDS encoding ATP-binding protein, whose protein sequence is MERRYIHPMVREDLKSKMVFVAGPRQCGKTTLAEAVLEEYGRGAYFNLDSALDRRTVLKQRWGEEKDLVVFDELHKYGRWKRWLKGVFDTRPQGQTYLVTGSARLDVYRRGGDSMLGRYHLWRLHPFSLSELPPQVPRREALTRLMNLGGFPELLLSDSERTARRLRRERMDRVFREDIRDLENVRDLSLLRLFLDALRSRVGSPVTLAKLAGDLEISPVTAKKWLELLERMYVIFTVWPLSRGLPRAIRKPPKVYFYDTGDVIGDEGAKAENLVACELKKLAEFREDFEGYRVDLKYLRDKEGREIDFAWIENGRLRELLEVRLSDDGLHKALVYYAERMKPERATQVVFNLRRSYSLARMDVVSPLDRFCGRLAPEGSAGA
- a CDS encoding VWA domain-containing protein — its product is MNRLWLALLVIAAGVAGSTSAAAQVGEDGAREQFTVRVAVEEVRLDAVVLDKKGRPITDLTAADFEIYQDTLPQEVTSATYISNQTAPEAAPRLPGKRPKALAPLPAPAPEPEEVNRTIVFVVDDMSMRFEHVHYARMAMQNFVEKQMQPGDMVAILRTGYGNSALQMFLADKGQLLARIEKVRWGSNAGRDVEFDRANYNLNYIFDSQISTIRYALGALGRLPGRKAVIVLSAQPTIPKPIYTTVEDMFAGKDIDFYYRVLRQYNQLADEALRSGAVVHVMDVRGLLAPDTNVWTRGESPGRDFSGFGENFSDGQNPLPQKTGGTFVQNANFMVDGVGEEVGNMLRGYYLLSYSPPATTFKENRRDIYHRVTIKVKRKGATVHTRDGFYGRAADEAGPPERHPLQEAIFSPFQFRDLGVSLASGYIDGAGAGYVLRSWIHLDSRNLTLREKPGEGHFAEVETVALTSDIDGWVHDSRLLRYLFRIPEENLDWVREHGIRFSLLLPVRKPGAYYVRAAVRDIDSGKIGSAYQFIEIPDLGKDRLALSDIFVLATAEDAEWIRSGTARELEETVFTPVLGRDDGRSPALRQYAAGDNFRHMAVLYHAKVKKEEPADLELQSVLYRDGVEVFRSAPQPLDVRGLTNFDRIPVTQKLTLGKDLAAGDYVLELLARDKRRKEKDGLVSQALDFQITAPPASPAGP